The Triplophysa rosa linkage group LG15, Trosa_1v2, whole genome shotgun sequence genomic sequence atatatatatatttatgagcaccgttttgtgtatatttacacatagaaacgcaccttttctgatttattaccatttgtattatcatagttgaactacatcatggttaaactgcagttactataatgcaactatggttaatttgtgattcctgtgcttcaatgcaaattctataactaaactatgcttactatagtaaaaaaatcgataattttcataagggcttttattgagatatcagcagatcatgcaacgcatgtacttttctgaaaatatgcacacaggaattgataagaggaattcaaattttaatctcaagtatccgattcctattcctttcgattccgatccgattcctagcctttcgattacgattccaaattggaattgattttcgattcccaaccctaaacGCATGTGATAGTTTGTTGGGGTGGCAACAGAGGTGGCAAAGCTCATTTTTAGGGTGGCAAAGCTCGTTTTTAGGGTGGCAAAGCTCATTTTTAGGGTGGCAGCTTCCACCCAGTGCCACCCCTGTGGACACGCCACTgcgtgcatcttgagacaaaacaatggcactgatatattttaagatatatctgggcaagttatattcagttaagacaggtcacgcattcattttagtctgggactagccgtaagccttgtctgtgaaaccgggccgtaGAGTCCAGCGCAGGTTTACTGCGTGCTACCATTACAGCAAAAGAGGACATGCCAAATAATACGAGTTGGTATCTTTCATAATGATAATAtactttgtaataaaaaataataacacaagacGCATTTTTTGTCTCCACATGTTCAGGGTGTAGTGGGAAGTGCTGCGGTGCCAGAAAGCGGCGCTTCATTAGCGTTGCGAGCGCTGGGCTGGGGTTCACTCTACGCCTGGTGTGGTGTTGGCTTCCTCAGCATCACCATATGGAAGGCACTGGGTGTTCACAGTGTACGTGTCTCGTCTCGTCATATTTCCTACTTTAATCTGCAGCTGTGGTTTGATATGTATCGTTTCTCTATTGCAGCTGAAAGAATTTCGCCAGAAAATGCAATCCATTTTTCCCGCCATCCCCAAAAATGCAGAAGCTGCGGAGGGCCCTGCTCCGTTTGACTGGGATTCCATCTTCAAGTCAAAATGAGCAGACATCAGACTTTTTCAAAATGGAGTTTATTTTTATCAGGTGGTCTGCCCTTGCGTGAGGCGATGGGTCAGTTCATTTGACCGCTTTTGAGCCCAGCAACTGTAggtaatatactgtacaaggTCACAGCGTTGGGAAGAACGCTGCTGAAGACCAGCCGGACTCAGTGGGATTGTGTTCACCTTCATTTTGTTGGAGTGCCAAGAAGAATCCTTCCGTTCCTTCCTGAAGCACACCACAATAATCACACATTTGGCAATATTGTTAATTTGTACTTAATAGAGTATGTATACTCGCACTTTTGACGACGGTTGAGCATTTTCAGCTCATTTGTGTGGGCCTATTGAATAGAAACTGCCATTTGGCTGGGCGTATATTTCTTGCAATAACTTaagtaacaaaataaaacttctctTGTGATAAAGTGGCATCATGTGGCTTGGAATTCATAATAAAAGCGTCATGCAACTTTTTTTCTCCGAAAACTGCTTTCAGTGTCTTGGAAAAGCAAGATTTCCTAGAAAAGTAGGCCAAAGGACGAAAATATTTTACAGCGCCCTGCAGTGATAACTGAAGTTAGAAAAGCAGCAGTTTTAAATGCGCCTGTGTTGTCTGCATATTTACAGCATGTAATCTGATTAAACCGATGTGCGCAATACATGCGACAGCTGCAACACATAAACCCTCAACCTGTGCTTGGCGAAATAGTGCTTTTACCTAGTTGTTTTTGTGCTGTCAAATCAATTcatcacgattaatcgattccaaaataaatgtttttttgtttgtataatATTTGCGTGcgtgttgtgtttatttgtgtatataaatgcacacacattcatgtatatatttaagaaatatgtgtaatatactgtatatttatacattacATAGATTATAATTAGGACTGTCAAATGAtttatcgcatccagaataaagtttctgtttacataatatatgtctgtaaactgtgcattatttattttgtatttataaacacaaaaacgtacatgcatatacatttgggaaatatttatatctatttgtttattttaaccaataattgaaattatatatcgtttattttttcttaaatatatgcttgtactgtattatgtatgtttataaatacaaagttaatatgcagagtacacagacatatattacgtaACACAACCATTATTTTGCAATCGATTAGTCACAATGAATTGAATGGACACAACTATAATATATTATTGTAACGAAACGTTTTTTGGcatgttcagtgttatgtttgaACCCTCCGACACAACACTCAAGAACAACATTCACAGTGGTCGACCAAATTTCGTGTACATTTACTTTTAACATGTGGAACATGTATAAAGACTTTATACTGAATAAACAATGGTCATCAAATCATAAGGAGCAAAAAGAGCTTACATAAAGAGTTGTACatacttttttgttaaaatcaTAGAAGTCATATTGGGGTaactttcattttcacattGAAGTACATTTACGCCAGCAGACGTTCAGTTAGCCTGTCATTTACAAAATCTAAGGCCATTAGAGGGAGCCATTGCTATTTCTGTCACACAGACGTCCAATACAGGACACACAGGAAAGTCCTCGGAGGCGTTCACATGGAATGCGTTCTTACGTTATAAAAGGGGAGCATTTATTGGTGCACTACTTCCCATACAATATTTTCTCACATACACAATAACTTAAACGTTAAAATCCATTCCCCAGATTGGTCCTTTACTTTAAATCTGACATTGGACTTTTGAACTATTCTACAACCCAAAAATTGCTGTTCCGTCCATCTGGCAAGTGTACACAGACCAAAAAATGGTGAAAATTCCACACGAGAACGTATCCCGTGTGAACAGCCCCTTACATGTCACATGACCACCCTCACCTGAAAATGAcgattttatattatttggcAAAATGTCAATAGCATGTAGCATTTACTACTCACTTTGTATAATACCACATCTCTTggagaaaaaaatacatgaaaagggGCCATTTAATGTACAGTTCCTATATACAAATCGACCCACGTGTATAGAACAGAGAGGAGGGGTAACCGAAGCACTGAGTTCACCGTCAGAGATACAACCCTCTGCGGCTGCACTAATATGGAAGCAAGTCAGTTCACAACCAACACTCACTTGACCCTCAGATACTGGTGTGGTGAAACAGTGCAACACTGATAGTCCTTTCTGAACACGGCCTGTGGTGATTCACATTTCATCATTTCATGTCCCCTCTGAGCCAGCTAAAAACTATTGCACAATGCTTTTATCAGAGCTGTATACATGTACATCTTAAAatcagtgtttttttgtgttttttcttttatcgCAACACATTGCAATATCTACAACGTctcacaatttaaataaacctgCATTCCCCGAACAAAGTCCCATAAAAAAAACCACActgcataaaacaaacattctgAGAGCAAAATACTCTTAAAACTAATGGTATCAGATGCCAACTTTGGTTAAacgaacaaaataaaatacacagatgaaacaaaatctttaaaaaaagaaagaatagaaaaaaaacGAAAAGACCAAgtattaaatatttgtattaaaatcatttaaaaatccaaaatgaaAACTGGGAAATGGGGCAGAGGAGCTATATATATTctctatatatttatttgtatgtaaaaacatttttgtttgtattcttttccttaaataaaaatataacaccGACAGTTCCGTGTGATCTCTGTGGCTCAGCTTGACCGGCCGGTTCCGTGATGGCACTACAGGCTCCCGCTCCTTTGTGCGTGTCACGAGCGGCCGAGCTTGAACAGTACCTCACACAAGATGGCCGCCACACCAGAGTTCAGCACGGAGGACAGAGAGATATCGAGCAGCCTGCTCTCGTAGAGCACAAACTCGGGCCTGTTTTCCTCCACCTGGGCCATGGCTAGCAGGGCTTTGGCAGCCCGGCACATCATGTTGATGCTGGGTGGCTCAGGGTGGGTGGGGTGTCCCATGTGCAAGAGACTGTGAGGGCTTTGTTGATACTGTGCCATGGCAACGCTGTCCTCCAGGAAGCTTATCAAAGCTCCCACACTGCCTTTCTGAAGGGTGATGGCTCGGGCAGCCGTAGGGTCGCCCTGTGCGAGGTTGGAGAGAACCGCCACGGCCATCTCACGGCAAACCTGACTCTTACGTTCGCCCACGTGCCACACCAATGAGGCGAAGAGGCGTTCCTGTCTGCTAAAAGGGGGTGTGGCCAGCAGAAGGTCTACGTTAGAGTCTTGGATGCTTAGCTTGCACAGACACTCCAGGACCAGTCTCTGTGGCGTGAGCGAGGAGAAGCCGTTGGCCGTGCAGAAGGGGTCCTGGGCCTCCGCAGAAGGACACACCATCCAGTGGAGCAGTCCGTCCAGGATGGGAAGGCAGATACTTTCTGGATAAATGGACAGGTCAAGCTGTCCTGAAATGTTGGCTAGCGTGACCAAGGTGTTCTCACGCAAGGCACCGAGACAGTCCCACCACCATTCATCCTTGCTGCAAGCCAGACCTCTCTCTTCCTCGCGCTGGTACGTAGGCGGCATCCTTTTTCTCTTGGGGTGCTCATGGTGCAAAAGCACAAGCTTGCCGAGAATGAGCACCAAACCTGGGTGCCGAGCTATGTCGCTGTCATTACCAGGGACGAAGGAAAGTCCGCGAATGATATTGGACACGCAAATGCAGCGCCTTGCCAATTCATCCTGCCAGCCTTCTGCTACTGAAAGAGGTGCTTCGTCCCAGCAGCGGGGCTCGTCCTCCAGCAAAGTGATGCTGCCCAGCTTCTCTCTAGTGCGGAAGGGGAACGTCTGAGTTTCACCTTTCGCTAAAGACCCGGGCCAAGAACTTAACAGGTCATCAACAGTGGCAGTGACAATTTCCTCTGAGGGTCCTGGAACGTCTCTTTTCAACTCCTCTTCCCCGGTGGGCTTCTCTTCAGATGTGTCTTTTGCATGCTCCTCCACATTTTGCTGATTCTCCAAAGGCTTGCATTCTTCCTTCTCTTCACATCTCTCGAAGTACGTCTGGATGTGAGTGGTGGAGTCCCCTCCGCCAGCCTTCCAGTGTAGCAGGCCGCTGGTGAACTCCCCAACCAGGCCTAGCAGCTCGGACCGATCCTCCACTAGATCAGCCACGGCCTCCCTCTCCTCGACCTTAATGGGCAGCTTGTCAAATTTACTGGCTTGCTTAGGTCTAGGCTCCAATGGAGAACATGGGTCATCTTTTCCCTCCGTGGATTCCTGTGTCTTCTCCACAGCGTCTGCTGTTGCTGAACCGCTGGACTGAGGTTTCTCCGAGTTCACGTCCAATCGCTTGTCCACCTCTTCAGATTGGCTTTTTAGGTCTTGACTGGAAGGTCGATCTTTCTCTGTGGGCTCTGAACAGGGACCAAGAAGAGTTTTCTGACCCTCTGTGCCAACTTCATACTCCTCCAGGATGCCAAAGATCTCTATTAAACACCTTCTGAAATACTCAACGATGATCTCCATGAAACCGGGCAACTAGAagagaaaaagacaaagaaTTGAGTCTATTCACGAAAGACTTCCGCGATCATTTCCGGGCATTAGCATACAAACAAACGCAGTGAGATTTGCTCTACAAAGGTTTTAATCAATATCACGCTTTGTACTAACTACACCAAATAACAGCATTAAATTACTGGAGGTCATCAGGTTAATGTACTGCTGATTTTTAGTGGATGTAAACACTTGACTGCTGTATTCGATTGTATCAGAAGACAACTAAACTGTTTGTACTCTTATTGGTAGCTACTGCACCATGTGACCTCTGATTAGCAACTCATTGAAAAAAGGAATGGCTTGCTGGCCCTAACCGTGAAATTGTAGCAATGTTGGCATACTACGCTGCGTTCAGAACTTACCTGGGATAAGGTAAAGGAAGACACTGTGCTATCATCATACAGCAAGATATTTATAGTATCTAGGGCCCATGTGGTCTCTGCGAGCAAACCGGACTTCAAAGACATCATCACACGCCAAGCCTCCGGTGTGCCTGTGAGATATAACCAGCGAGAATCTTTTCACAAACAGACCATTCATAATCTGCTTCCTACAAAGCTTTTTATTCCAAGTCCCGCTTGTAAAGGCCAGTGTGGAGCACTTACCAATGTCTTTGGATGTTAACCTTCGACGGGGTTTAAGCTGGGGCTGCGTAGCCTCCACCGAGTCCATCGGAAAACTGAACTCCCGATGGATTGCTGGGAAGCCAGGGCCAGGAAGGCCACCACTCTGAGAGCTTGGCATCGAGCCCAGGCCACTGGGCTTCTGCATCTGCTTCATAGAGGTCATCATATGAGTCTTATTGGGTGACATAGAACCACCCACAGGCCGAGGAAATGGCGCAGGGCTTGGGACTCTGGATATGTGGTTTGCCATAGTTGGAGGAGATTGGTAGGAAGATGGCGGTTGCCGGCTAATCATGGGGGCCATGGAActggaagaggaggaagagTGTGGTGGGTATGGGGATTGGCGCTGAACAGGCCACTGACTGTCCTGGTTGATCCTGGCTTCTGGATCATCCGCACGGCTCATGGAGTGGTAGGGTGGCCCATGGCCCTGCCGGCCGGGGTAAGGGTAGTTCATGTCGGGCCTGGTGTGCCACATGTTCCCCTGGGGTCCACCGCTGGAATTGGAGCCTGGGGGTGGTCCACCACTCATCATGCTGTGCTGGGGAAGTCCCTGCCCGCCAGCCTGCATGCGATCACGTCCATATGGGTAAGAGAAGGGGCCTTGCATGGGCCTGCGATCTGGGTAGCCATACTGGCCATACATGTCAGGCTGCTGGCCACCGTATTGCATACCGTAGGCTTCGCTCTCATGCCGCTTAGATGGAGGTCCATACATCCCTTCACCAGGCCGCTTGTAACCCTACAAAGCCAAGTATATACAGTGTCTAAAACTATAACATTATTAGCACGCGAATAACTTCTAGGGAAGACATTACAGTAGATCACTGACCTGCTGCTGGGGATACATCCCGTACGGCATGTTGTGTGGGTACTGCTGCCCATAACCGTCATGTCCATGTCTACGATAAAACGCCACAAATACTACTCAAAAGATTTAAACAGCAAAGTACGTTGATATATGCTAAACAACAGTTGTCACTTCTTACCTTTGATGGGAGGGGTATCTACTGCCTGAGTACATGCTGGGATCACTGTTGGAAGGCACCAGGTTGTTTTGATTTCCAGGGGGCACAATTCCACCCTCTGCACCCATGACATGGTCTGGCCTGTGGACATAAACGTTACACACTGATTGATATGTTTGTACTGTTttaatgcagtgaacaaacagtGGCAAACTGTCCTACCTCCTCTCAAAGCCAGGATTATAGGGATATTGGTGTCGTGAGCCCATACCCATTCCTGAAGGTGGTCCACGTGGATACATATCCTGCATGTTACTGGCAGGCATCTGCCCAGTCATGTAGGGGTCAGAACCACCTGAAAAAAAGAACACTTTAAACTTCAAAATGCATTTGGAACACATTTACCTCTGTGTTaggaacaaaaaatgtatttgatgttGAAAAGTGGATATTCTGTTCAGCATCTTTTCTATTGAAGTTGACTGTGGGGGGATGAAAAAATTGTCCCAGGAATGGTTTATTTAAGCCTCTGCTAGTTGGGGAACCAGGATGGTGACCAGGACACTGAGGCTAAAGGCTAGGTTTACTTTCAGAACTTAATATAGTCAAATATAATCCTCTTTATTGTCTTTTCTAAACTTGCTTTTGAAAATTGTGCTCTCAAATTGTGGAACTCCCCACCTTCTGATTTTAGGGAAGCTCAGGGTATCGTTTATCCTTAGCATTTTGTTAGTTTACTTTTTGTAAACTACATTTtgttagctttcctgtagctcagtggttagagcatggcactagcaacagcgaggtcatgggttcgatcccaggggattgcaaaTACTCTGatacaatgtatagtataatgcttcggataaaagcgactgccaaatgcataaaatgtaacataaatGTACTTTGAATTATGTTCACGATAAACTGGCTTTAAcacgtttgtgtgttttatagatgtgttGCAGAtgatttgtttgtcttttatcaattttatcattttatacagTGTGTTGCATTTCAtctcttttatctttttttaagtgtttttattgGATGTGTAGTTGCAACCAATATTTGATTATATAAAGTGCTTTGAGCTGCATTTCATGTTTAAAGGACCCATTGCATGAAagtcacattttttctgtgtttaagtgctataatcgggtccccggtgcatctagcaacccagaaaatgtgaaaaacaagatcccagtaactttgttttggtaagcctttctctgcaagcatgtgagaaatcgagccgttcagatttcgctcctgatgtgacgtagacgcaggctcttattataatattaccaccccttaattccacccacggcgctgctgccattgttgttttcacaagcgacagcggtgtacgtgacgccatggctaaagtttgtGGACAGCATGCAATGTAGTCCTAACCTcagaagagacaggagtggatttattttatttttagcagAAATCcttaagtaaaaacctgcttgtttgcgcgaatcacttcaagccggagtgctttatcaacctggaaCAGTACatgcaggattagcttcaaagttgttcctcaagagggatcgagaccaactgaacgagtcaaagctgccgatgtaagtaatatttatcaacagtctgaattgacgtacatgtaccgtatatataggaggataacgttagcatacgatagcgaagggagctaaatcagtcacgggctaaatagaacattcaaagccagtgttaaacttactctatatactgtatatatgttatttggcaaatgggcacttggagtttagctgtatgtatgttaatacattatgtgcgttaacatgtttagctgcggcaagctgtttgttttgctaatgaacaggggcgaacgctacggttagtttcgttttaaacgtctcaaatcaattgtccttaggctgaaaaatctgtcacagcatactagttatgctctcacgttgtgtgtgtaacgttataacttgtcaacgacacgcgctaaaatccacgtaattttGCTGAGATCTGCAAGGGTGCATTCTGTGGATTTTAGGcgagcatacacgcacaacgtggtGAGCGCATAGGATACGCTatttgctgtgacggattttttagtctccggacgaatgatttgagacgtttaaaacgaaactaaaaacagaggagttcaggaagcATAATtcagctaaaccattgccatggcattCCAGTACTactcgtgtgttgtgttgacacgccagacggaaggggggtggggttcactgtaactcattatcatttaaagagacatgcaccgaaacgggttgctgtgagcatagctgtttttgacgaggcaaaaagggttttgcttacacagccattgagtgtttttaagcaaaatatgttccagacatttcatgaagaccctaataaatcataccaacttgttgaaattgCTCATCCAATGAGTCCTTTAAAAGGTGCTATGTGAAAAaagttttataattattattgttattatttagaaCTTTTATAAACGTTAACTGGCATTAAAATACTGCATTAACATTTGGACACATTTTGTACACCCTGGCCTAAAACAAACCTTAAGTACCctgatagcacaggtacgtctgtatgatgtctgctaaagatctggaaaacatctgataaacgttttacatacattttaaatcataaacatcttatagACATCTCTTAGATCTCTATAGACACCTGACTGGAGACATCTCAGACACGTATTGCagatagaaaacaaaaaaattcttgcagatgtaaatgtagCCATCAAATTGACGCCCCAGATGTATTTGTGCTATTAGGGTAGCTATCTATTGATTAACATTGACCTGCTCAGCCTTTGtgataaaattgttttatttgataaaaatgaGAACTTTTAACGATTTTTAAAGtcatttacatgcacaaatgAATCACGTACAACAGAACCAGGagcataaatcattttaaaataattgttacGTATTGTCTGTAACCTGCACATGCACACTAGAGGGCAGCAGTGTCCAAACAATTCTGTACCTCCACTCAACAGTGTTCAAGGAGGCACCGACTGccgatgtaaaaatgtaaaaccagACAATAGTAATTCCACGTACCTTTTCTGGGGGCTCCATAGGGCTCCTTACTAGGGTCAAACTGCATTCTAGAGCTGGCATCACCACTGCCTCCATGCATGGTGTTTCGCTTCTGGAAGGCCGGGTCACTACCTTCAGAAAAGGGGTCTTGTACACTCACCCCACTGCTTCTGGAGTAAAACCAGCAAATCAGTACATGCACACAGCGAAGTAACAGACACTAAATATCACACGATATACATGAACGTAGCACACCTGCCACTTGGCTGAAGAGTGGCTTGTCCGTGGGGTGTGGTAGCTGGTGTGGGAGGCTTTATGTCGCCGGGCATCTCTGTCATAGTGCTGCTGCCGGTCGATTGAGGGGTCTGGGGGCCCTGAAGAGAGCCTGAGTTTGCTGTTAAACAGAATAAAAAGGTTGTTTAttagatttataaaaaataagaattctaGACAAAGATGCTCAAAATAAGGGTGCTTTTTGTTGCAGTTGTGAAAAAAAAACCCTCTCCCTCGGAAAGGTGGTGAAGAGAATGACCtaaaaaaatgtcagtttaCAGATTTTGTAATACCTCATTGACAACTGTGCAACTTAAGCACTGAcgattgtttgtttttgcattgcAGTTTCCTGACTCGAAATGATGTTTTGCATTGTGCATTACAAgataaagaacaaatatataaaaaaactgcaaggttttcacataaaaaaaatatttttgaacttttcctaaatacatgtacaaatattattgttgttttgcttaaaagtgaatctgaacttgttttctttgcagtatttgaggtctgaaaaaatacagagcatcttttctgttattttcacccgtttctccagttttcattttctgcaaaaaaatgcaaatagaaactaggggtgaccccgaatagtcgaagattcgataggaggagcctgaAGATTCGACTACCAGTCTCACAGTTGAATCTTCGCAGAGATGTTATGCGATGGGGATCGTGCaattttggttatatgggcagtggcaTAGCAGACAGGCATGCACTGCGCCGccaaaaatatgatttatgatttactatttgtggcttgtgttttgaatatacactcacctaaaggattattaggaacaccatactaatacggtgtttgaccccctttcgccttcagaactgccttaattctacgtggcattgattcaacaaggtgctgaaagcattctttagaaatgttggcccatattgataggatagcatcttgcagttgatggagatttgtgggatgcacatccagggcacgaagctcccgttccaccacatcccaaagatgttctatcgggttgagatctggtgactgtgggggccattctagtacagtgaactcattgtcatgttcaagaaaccaatttgaaatgattcgagctttgtgacatggtgcattatcctgctggaagtagccattagaggatgggtacatggtggtcataaagggatggacatggtcagaaacaatgctcaggtaggccgtggcatttaaacgatgcccaattggcactaaggggcctaaagtgtgccaagaaaacatcccccacaccattacaccaccaccaccagcctgcacagtggtaacaaggcatgatggatccatgttctcattctgtttacgccaaattctgactctaccatttgaatgtctcaacagaaatcgagactcatcagaccaggcaacatttttccagtcttcaactgtccaattttggtgagctcgtgcaaattgtagcctctttttcctatttgtagtggagatgagtggtacccggtggggtcttctgctgttgtagcccatctgcctcaaggttgtgcgtgttgtggcttcacaaatgctttgctgcatacctcggttgtaacgagtggttatttcagtcaaagttgctcttctatcagcttgaatcagtcggcccat encodes the following:
- the arid1b gene encoding AT-rich interactive domain-containing protein 1B isoform X1 is translated as METGLVANHQVKNVGSGDPPPSPHRRTPPQQQSQALHHQPQQQHRAIHNNNNNSFSSPTPARGDFGNRQHGGKDTALEKRVEHSPRLLNTSDEEDRSSTIGFDRMGSRHEHSNFGPTSGSGNNSSRSDGVGNTSESGNSAVSEFNHYYGNGRGGPSFDQHGGQQSPRTALMHSAQGNMDQVQNSHDGYHNNPYNHYPNYRQGYAGAGYGMMSPSRQGSMMGPGNNLPTAASHDKVAMASTTPAPGANVGGFQRFPSQNQQHPSGATPTLNQLLTSPSPMMRGYGSGYQDYSNPQPQQSAMGLGKDPYSPSAGHSWGTQLRNHPAMSPGNNGNGRAQVAPMDPMAMKRSQMYGMGNSPYSQSGGTYPGQPYGSPTPHRYPMGIQGRGQVGLGGMQYPQQQQMPSQYGPQGIGGYCQQGQPPYFSPPQQQPAAPSQPPYMQQRGPAQQDALQEGYGSRGQPGKPNHDDMGLAQQDRPSSLPDLSGSIDDLPTGTEAGLSSAVSASGSTSSQGEQSNPAQSPFSPHASPRVPSMRSGPSPSPVGSPVGSSQSRSGPISPASGPGTQMAPQTPGNVPDVGSSHSQSPMSQDRGFAPNMQRNTPGPQYGSQQPGPSMSPHSCPTGPMHHSVGSYQMAPSYGPQSSQYGPSGNFPRPPNYGGTPGANNSGPGPGMGNSLGMNASSPMHGQGPGQPCGSMTTARGPGQSSGGRPYPAGSSSMAPTSPNMPQSAGPGMGPPPPNVSRKPHESGPAPAQQNPTPSGQPRPPFARSPVYPGLCGPGGRTPHPHHPHYSSGQGQAQPHSELYGPGGYQGGSYMLGMGPGGPYNHPPCNSSARMTPQGPSYNTLPPTGHLTGSGDAMIPIDPKQRPEHKEEGSTPTTEPPKPKDSYGSQCVSQPPTPSPLSPSPASLSSYQGDDSDSISSPAWQKNPSSPKQSLGNMTSEKITRLYDMGCEQERTAWVDRYIAFMDERGTPVPSLPLVGKKPLDLCRLYLRVREIGGLAMVNKNKKWKELSGHLKVGTSSSSASSLKKHYIQYLFAYECKVERGEEPPPDVFATGESKKQPQQAKIQPPSPANSGSLQGPQTPQSTGSSTMTEMPGDIKPPTPATTPHGQATLQPSGRSSGVSVQDPFSEGSDPAFQKRNTMHGGSGDASSRMQFDPSKEPYGAPRKGGSDPYMTGQMPASNMQDMYPRGPPSGMGMGSRHQYPYNPGFERRPDHVMGAEGGIVPPGNQNNLVPSNSDPSMYSGSRYPSHQRHGHDGYGQQYPHNMPYGMYPQQQGYKRPGEGMYGPPSKRHESEAYGMQYGGQQPDMYGQYGYPDRRPMQGPFSYPYGRDRMQAGGQGLPQHSMMSGGPPPGSNSSGGPQGNMWHTRPDMNYPYPGRQGHGPPYHSMSRADDPEARINQDSQWPVQRQSPYPPHSSSSSSSMAPMISRQPPSSYQSPPTMANHISRVPSPAPFPRPVGGSMSPNKTHMMTSMKQMQKPSGLGSMPSSQSGGLPGPGFPAIHREFSFPMDSVEATQPQLKPRRRLTSKDIGTPEAWRVMMSLKSGLLAETTWALDTINILLYDDSTVSSFTLSQLPGFMEIIVEYFRRCLIEIFGILEEYEVGTEGQKTLLGPCSEPTEKDRPSSQDLKSQSEEVDKRLDVNSEKPQSSGSATADAVEKTQESTEGKDDPCSPLEPRPKQASKFDKLPIKVEEREAVADLVEDRSELLGLVGEFTSGLLHWKAGGGDSTTHIQTYFERCEEKEECKPLENQQNVEEHAKDTSEEKPTGEEELKRDVPGPSEEIVTATVDDLLSSWPGSLAKGETQTFPFRTREKLGSITLLEDEPRCWDEAPLSVAEGWQDELARRCICVSNIIRGLSFVPGNDSDIARHPGLVLILGKLVLLHHEHPKRKRMPPTYQREEERGLACSKDEWWWDCLGALRENTLVTLANISGQLDLSIYPESICLPILDGLLHWMVCPSAEAQDPFCTANGFSSLTPQRLVLECLCKLSIQDSNVDLLLATPPFSRQERLFASLVWHVGERKSQVCREMAVAVLSNLAQGDPTAARAITLQKGSVGALISFLEDSVAMAQYQQSPHSLLHMGHPTHPEPPSINMMCRAAKALLAMAQVEENRPEFVLYESRLLDISLSSVLNSGVAAILCEVLFKLGRS